From Opisthocomus hoazin isolate bOpiHoa1 chromosome 10, bOpiHoa1.hap1, whole genome shotgun sequence, a single genomic window includes:
- the TLNRD1 gene encoding talin rod domain-containing protein 1: MASGGSGKSSSEASGGIPSSGSLQRKKLVSICDHCKIKMQLVADLLLLSSETRPVNTESLSVFGESFEKCRDTIIARTKGLSILTHDVQSQLNMGRFGEVGESLMEMGELVVSLTECSAHAAYLAAVETPGAQPAMPGLVDRYKVTRCRHEVEHGCGVLKTTPLADMSPQLLLEVSQNMSKNLKFLTDACVLASEKSKDKFAKEQFKLSVKCMSTSASALLACVKEVKTSPSELTRNRCVLFSGPLVQSVYALVGFATEPQFLGKAATINPEGKAVQTAILGGAMSVVSACVLLTQCLRDIAQHPESSTKMSDYRERLRNSACAVSDGCNLLSQALRERSSPRTLPPVNSNSVN, encoded by the coding sequence ATGGCTAGCGGCGGCTCTGGCAAGTCCAGCAGCGAGGCGTCCGGCGGCATCCCCAGCAGCGGGTCCctgcagaggaagaagctcgTCTCTATCTGCGAccactgcaagatcaagatgcaACTGGTGGCcgacctgctgctgctgtcgAGCGAGACCAGGCCGGTGAACACGGAGAGCCTGTCTGTCTTCGGCGAGTCCTTCGAGAAGTGCAGGGACACGATCATCGCCAGGACCAAAGGACTCTCCATCCTGACCCACGACGTCCAGAGCCAGCTCAATATGGGACGCTTCGGGGAGGTGGGGGAAAGCCTGATGGAGATGGGGGAGCTGGTGGTCTCCCTGACCGAATGCTCTGCCCACGCTGCCTACCTGGCCGCGGTGGAGACTCCGGGGGCCCAGCCCGCCATGCCTGGCTTGGTGGATCGCTACAAGGTGACCCGATGTAGGCATGAGGTGGAGCATGGCTGCGGGGTCTTGAAGACCACCCCTTTGGCAGATATGAGCCCTCAGCTCCTGTTGGAGGTGTCTCAGAACATGTCCAAGAACTTGAAATTCCTGACAGACGCCTGCGTGCTGGCCAGTGAGAAATCCAAGGATAAATTTGCGAAGGAGCAGTTCAAACTCAGTGTCAAGTGTATGAGCACCAGCGCCTCTGCCCTCTTGGCCTGCGTCAAGGAGGTCAAGACTTCACCCAGCGAGCTGACCAGGAACCGGTGCGTCTTGTTCAGCGGACCTTTGGTGCAGTCTGTCTATGCTCTGGTGGGCTTTGCCACTGAGCCCCAGTTTTTGGGTAAAGCGGCCACCATTAATCCGGAGGGCAAAGCTGTGCAAACTGCCATCCTAGGAGGAGCCATGAGTGTGGTATCTGCTTGTGTGCTCCTGACCCAATGcctcagggatatagcccaacACCCCGAAAGTAGCACCAAAATGAGTGATTACAGGGAAAGGTTGAGGAACTCAGCTTGCGCCGTCTCAGATGGTTGCAACCTGTTATCTCAGGCACTAAGAGAAAGATCTTCACCCAGGACTTTACCGCCAGTGAACTCCAATTCTGTGAATTAA